Within the Bradyrhizobium cosmicum genome, the region CTGAGCAACTATTCGAATCGCCAACACGTCAAGCCGGGCATTACCGGATGGGCTCAATGTAACGGCGCCAGAGGCGCTACTCCATCGGTCGACCATATTGCGCAAAGAGTTCGACTGGACCTTTGGTATATCAACAACTGGAGCCTGAAACTGGACGCCAGGATCCTGATCAAAACGCTTTCGGAAGTTTTGAAACAACGGAATGCATATTAATAGGCGTTGGAAAAGGACGGGCCGATTCCTCCCTTGAGATGCCTTGCAGGTAAGACGCGGAAGACTCCGTTCGATCTTCATCCGCGGGGGATAAACAACCACGGCAGATGATAAGCTTCTTGCTCAACCTCTCATCGGCCGCGCGGTTCATAGCATCAAGTGCAGTTCCCCACTCTTTGGAGTACGGCTTGAGCTTAGCAAGATCGGCTTCCGTGGGAACCTCATCTCGCGTTACTTGCTGCAAGTTAGCAGCCCCCGTGCTTGCATCGCGAAGACTACCCGGCCGATGGGGGGTGGGAAGGAAAACCGGCACGGCGGCGCGTGCACCCCGCTCTAGGCCCGCATTCTTGGACAACTGTACGTAGCCTCTTGTCTCCCCGCAGCACCCGCAGAGACACAAAGCCATCGCCAGCAAGATCACGATGCGCTCGGCCATACGGGTCAACACCCCTGGCTCACAGTGATGATTAACGATTTAAATATAACAGTAAGGTTAATATTCAGTTAGCCAAAACGCGATGCACGCACCAAATCGGTTCTGTCGAGTGATTTCACGCACGACTGTCCGCTTACGGCTCACGATAAAGCGGACCTCGATTATGTGAGTATTGCGTGGATAGACGCTTGCCTATTTAAAAGCGTACGAGAGCTGAGCCGCCGGCTCGCCATCGCTGGCGCCCCGGACTTCCTCTCTCAGAGCGTTTACCGTGCTCACCATTTTGAAACCATCGGGAAACTCGATGAGGCAGGCATACATGGTTCCCACCGCGAGAAGGCGGCATTGCTGCCCCTGCCGGCCCCCGTTCATCCACCGATAGGTATACGGAAAATCGGAGTAGGAAGGATGCTCGCTCATAAGTCAGCAACCTGACTGCCTGTTTGCAGCGGACAAGGCGTCAATGTTCTCTCCACGACGCCGCCTCGGATCCGATCTAGTTGCAGAATTGTTGATTGCCATAACGCTGGCAGGCACGACCATTGCTGAAGATAGTTGTGTTGCCGTAAGTCTGCGCCGTCGTACCGTTGCTGAAATACGTGCTGTTGCCAAAGCTTTGGAAGGTCGTTCCATCACTACTATAGTTTGTACTCCCAAAGCGCCGCGAGGTGTCGCCGTCGCTCCAATAGGTAACGGCTCCGTTGCGCGTCCCGGAATAGCCATCGGACCCGCAAGAGGCCTGCCCAGCCGCTGACTGGCAATTCTGAGCCTGAGCCGACGACCCCCACAACAACAGCACCGCAAGAACTAGCCGCATGGTCACCTCCCGTGCACAAAACACGATCCCGTGCTTGTACCCTATACTTCTACGCAGAACTTGCCAGTCTTCTTGTCGTGAAAGGTCTAAGCCGGATGGCGGGTGGCGCATGCGATCGTTTCACAGCTCTCGATCACAGGACTGGTTCCCCGCCCTCGGGCGCCAGCCGCGCTCACCGAGTCTTCCGTCCATCCTATTCGGCTGTCGATCCGGCAGTCCTTGATCGAACGATCGATAACCAACCGTGCATTTAAACCTATAAAACGGGCTCTCTTGATGCTAACAATTACGTATTTCAAGTCGCGTTTTGTCGCACCCTTGAGTTTTCGGTGGTGAATAGTGAAACCAATTGATTTCACAGTCGTAATTCCAACGTTCCGCCGTCCGCTCGAACTCCGGGAAGCTATCTCGAGCGTACTCGATCAGCGCGATGTGGAGATTGAGATATTTGTGGTCGATGACAGCCCGGAGGGGTCAGCCGAGTCAGTGGTCGCAAGCCTGAACGACCAGCGAATAGTATATATGGCCAACCCCAAACCGACAGGTGGCTTCCCCAGCGCCGTAAGAAATTTGGGCTGGCCATCCGGGCGCGGAGACTTTGTCCATTTTCTCGACGACGATGATATTATTCCTCAGGGGCATTATGCAGCCGTCAAGCACCTTTTCGCCAAGCACACCGATGTCGGCGTCGTTTTCTGCCGTATCGATCCCTTCGGCAACTGTTCACCAACACAGTTGCACCAAGAAAAATTGTACTTCGAGAAAGCAGCGCGGCTTGCAAACTTCTGCCAGCGCCTTCGCTCGCGACGTGCCTTTGTCGCCTGCCTCATGTTCCATTGGGCACTACTCGTCTGCAGCGCAGGAGTCCTGCGTCGACGGTGCGTCGATCAACTCGGCGGCTTCGATCCGCAACTTCGGCTCCGCGAAGATGTAGATTTTTATGCGAGAGCTATGCGACAATTTGACGTGTGCTTTCTCGATCGGGTTGGACTTAGATATCGCATTGGAAGCCCCTCACTCATGCATGCGCCCAACCTCACGCAATGCGATGTGGACGATCTTCGCGCAGCTCAGCATCGAACAAATACACGGTACAAGTCGACCTGGGGTGTCTTCGAATTTTATGCCTTAAAGATATTTGCTCGCACAGTATTCAAGTTCGTATGAGGCAAAAAGCTTATATGGCAAAGCGATGTCATTGATCGTCAACAGGCTATCACAGTCAACGGCCTTTGGGCAGCTGCAACACGAGTGGGAGAATCTCGACAGTAGTTTGTCGCCCCGGACTCCATTTACTTCGCCGGTCTGGAACGAACTATGGTGGAAACACTTTTCTCGATCTGGATTGTTGCGGCGTGACGAATTCTTGCTCCATGAAATCCGCCGTCCCGATGGAGAACTCGTCGCGATTGCCCCGATGATGCGAACTTATGAGCCCGGCTTCGGACCAGTCCGTTTGTGCAAGGTGCAGTTCTTCGGCACTGACCCGAGCCTTACCGAGGTGCGGGGGCTGGTGTGCAGGGCCGAACATCAAAGCGATGCGCTATATGCGCTCGCCAAGCATTTTAGCGAGAATGAAAACAATTGGGATGTATTCAAGTGGAGCGGTCTTCGGTCCGACGCGCTCAGTCAACTTCCTCATGACAAACTAAGAACCGAGCGGATCCTCCCTGACTACGTTGTGAATTTGCCCGACCGTTGGGAAGCGCTCCACGCGACCCTCTCCAACAATACCCGCAAGAGCATTCGGAAGGGGTATGAGTTTCTTGATCGAGACGGGCACAGATTGGCGTTACGCGTAGCCGATTCCGCTAACATCGACGCTGAAACCTTGCACCGCTTCTTTCGACTTCATCAGGCGCGATCGTCGGCCGCCGATATGAAGCAGCATCGAGACAACTTCCATACCGCTCAGAGCCGAGGTTTCCTAGACGATGTCATAGGTAAATTGGCGTCGCGAGGGCTGGTACGCGTTTTCGAACTCGAGGTTAATGGCGAGGTTGTTGCGTCCCGGATTGCCTTTGCCCTCGGCCGAGACATCTATCTCTACTTCTCCGGTTTTGAGCCGAGCTGGAAGAAGTATGGAGTGATGACCACTCTTGTCGTGGAGATCATCAAATGGGCGATCGAGCAGGGCTTCTCAGCGCTCAACCTGTCGACTGGCAAGGACCAATCAAAGTTGCGCTGGATGCCGACGGAGATCGTTCTGCACGACATCGTACAGTCGAGGGAATCAATGCGGAGTCAGCTGGTCGCTCGATCTGAGCTCTGGCGACGGCGCGGTCTCAAAGCGGTGCCGTAGCGTTGGATTCCAACGTCCGATGAGGTGGCGGTTATGGGAGGAGAAGCCGCGCCTTTGAGTAGATCGTCAGTCACAATTGGGCCGCGATTGATTTTGAAAGGCTTTTCACATGAAGTATTTCGGCAATTCACCTTTACTTCGTGCCAATCGGCCTCGTCCTCATCGACGCAGAAGGCCTCAAGCTCCTGGTGATCTGCTTAAGCAAGTCGAGAAACATCTGCAGAATGGATTAGGTGGCGAATTGCTTCCCGACAATCCCGCTATGGAGGAGGATTTCATCCGGTTGCGGACGCACTACAACAATATCTGCCGCTATCGTGAATTGAAGGCGACAACGCTTACCTCGTTGGAGAGCGAGTTTATCGAACGCCGATTGATGGAGGAAAGCTTCGCTCTGGCAGCTCTCATGTCGGCAGCTGTACAGCAGTATGATGAGGGCTCGGCCCAGCCAGGCTCCATCGCGATCGACTTACCTCGATCAGAAGGCTGCGACCACAATTCCCTCTGACAAGGTCAAGTGTTCGGCGCTTCGTCGCCCCTTCAAGTTTTACGGATACTATCCTGGCCACCAGGTCGGTCGCGCGGTGTGGCGAAAGGATTGTCGTTATCCTCAATTGAAGCCAATTTTTCGAAGAGTTCTTTGAGGTTGTTCTGGTCATCGAAGTCGAGCACAGGAGACGTCGTGGCGATCTCGCCGATCGCCGTCTTGTGACCGTCCCACACTTCCTCAAACGCGCGGGACGGCATTATGCCATCCTCTGCGGCGTCGCACGATCCGCCGGTGAGCAAGGAGGAAGGCAGTCGAGCAGCCGGCGATACAGGTGTTGTAGCCTCCGCGTTATCCGCACAGATGATTACTTGCGCCGGCAACTTTGCTGCCTCGCTCTGTTTGGCATCAAGTCTTGCGGCGCTGAGGATCAGCTCGAGTATGGCAGGCAGAAGCTCTCTTCGGTTGATCGCCATGTACACTCGGGCGAGTTGATCAACATATTGGGAGCCAAATCGGCCGAGGACTGTCGCGACGCTTGCGAGCTCCGAATCGGATCTCAAAAGAAGCTCCCACCGTTCCTTATGCTCAATTCCACTTGCCATCTTGGACGGGATGGCAAGTTCATTGGGTGAGACGTCCAGGAAATTTGGTTGAACCAATTTTTCTTCCAGTTCGATCGGCGGACGTTTGGCGGCGACTTGGAGGAAAATCAGGCCAAGTCCCATGGCAACAAACCCGATCGTTGCCCAAGCGATCGAGATGCATAGGAAGAATCCGAAAATCAGCAACAATGCCCCTGCAACATTCATTTCGCACAATCGCCAATTAAACGAATAAAGACTCGATGGTATTTAATTGCGACAGTATTCGCAAGGTATGGCCTGATGGCCCCGACCGCAGGTCTCTCAAGGGGAAGTTTAGTCTCGAAGGGGGGCCGGATGAACCGCTCCAAAAGATTGGCCAATCGGAAAGTAAATGTGAAAGACAATGCGGCGGTTCTGCTACACTGCGTTCAACAATAGCCCGACCATCGCGCGCGAATCGCCGTTGCTTGGACAAGGACGACATGAAAGGGAAGGTACATGGTGAAAGCTGCTCCCCGCTTCAGCATAGCCGGCACGTTCGGATTGCTCCTGCTGGTTCTTCTACCCGCGTCCGCAGATGCCAAATCACGACGCGCTTCCGGGCCGTACAATTACGGGGCGACAAATGCCTTTTCCTGGGGACCTGACTTTCAGTACTACAATTACCCGCTCTATGCCGGTTGCCCGAAAGATGGCGGCCCTCCGCGCTACCCTGTCATTGCGACGAGCACCTTCAGCAATCAACCGGTGAGGACGACGGTCGGTTCGTGGAGCTATCGCGAAGTTTCATACGGCTTTCCCCAGCAATGGTGCCGCCTTCAATGAGCATAGGGTGATTGATCGAGGCTCTGGACTTGCAATTACTCTGAGCATGCACAGTGTGGACTTTAGGCGCGCCTTCGCGGGGCGTCGGTAGTGGCGCGGCGTTCAATCAATCCACAACCGCGTTTCGGGTGAACCCGAAGCCTAGGGGGCAATAAGTACTTATCACCCCCAAAGGCGATTTGATCCCGCGCCCCCCCAATCTCCTGCGACGGCTAGGTAACTTCATCTTGGGGTTGAGCGGCGTCCATTATGTATCCGCTAAGCGAATGACGTCAGGCCCCTAAGCCGCCTAATTCCTGTACCACCCTTACCGACGGTGGCTGATTGCGACACGATTCGCTCAGGAATGTTGAACATGCCGATGCGCGGCGTGGTGCCTAGGGGACCCTAATGTCGGTAATGTGGATCTTGCTCGCATGCGCTTGCACGCTCATAGGCGTGAGCATTGCGATCGCAATTTACGCGAGCTCTATGATAGCGCGTTCTGAGGCTGAACGGAGGGATCGCGTTAGCATACTAAGCGGCGATAAACCTGCTCCTACAAAGCCCGATCCGCACCCGTCTCATTCAGTGCATCGGACTGCCCATTCCTCGTGAGGGGTCGACCGAACGTCGGTTGCGCTCAGAAAGCGCGGCCCTGCGGCCAAAAGGCACCCGCTTGCCTCGTAGGTTGCGGGCTAGAATTCAAACTCCGCGATATTAAATGCCCCACAAATCATCCTTGCTCAAGGAGCTACGTTTCTTTCCAAGAACACCGCAACTCGATCCCCCGTTCGCCCGAATCTAACGATGGTTTGATTGAGAAGGTGTGGATCGGCATCGATCGTTCTCAAGTTTTTACTGGTTAAGACATCTGCACGGCAACCTTTCGCCTTAAAATTACACATGCTCGTACCAGTTGCTGAAGAAGGGGATGGTGCGTGATGACCAGTCCAATGCCCCACCCGGCTAACGAGAGTGATACACCGAGCGCCCCTGCTTCGATCGAAAGGCTGTCAGGCCCGCCATGAGTGAAGATCAAATAAGTCGGGCCAAGGCTACTTAAAATCGAAAGCAAAATGCTTTTGCGAAGTGCGCCGAAGAAATCGCCCCAGCCAAAATCAAGATATCGACGAACGACCGCAACGGCGATCAGCGCGTTCAAGGGCACGATGCCGACCAAACACCACGAGATCGCCAAAAGACCATGTCCGGCAACCAAAGCAACGGCCGCCGTATTCAGCACCGCCTGCACAGCCACCAGAAAGGGCAACTTTCTCACGGCCCCGACCGCCACGAGAACGGGATACTGAAGAGCCCAAGGAAAGGAAAAGGCCGCGGCAAGACACAGGATCCTCACAAGCGGCGCAACGTCCAGCCACTGAGGCCCGAGGAGAAGCGAGATTAACGGCGTCGAAAGCGCGGCCAACAACACCAAGCAGGGCCAATGCACTGCCGTAATTAATTCAAGCGCACTGAGATAGATCGCTTTCGTATCTGACTTGTCGCGTACACTTTGTGAGAAGATCGGAAGCATGACTGCTCCGACGCCAGCGAGGATCACGCGCTCCGGAAACACGGAAATAAGTACGGCGCGCTGCGCAAGTCCGACGCTTGCAGAATCCAGCGTCCGCCCGATAATTAGATAAGGCGCATATTCACCAATCGCTGAAACTAGGGCTGCGGCGCTGTCGAAGGCCCCAAACCCCATCACGCTGCGCCATTCGCTCAACGACGGCCGGTAGATCGAGCGGTCTGCATAAAGAAGAAGGCAGAGAATGCTCCCCGAGGCAGCCGAAGCGGTCGCCGCCCAAGCGAGCGACAGGAAGCCGAAACCCAACTTTGCCAACCAAATACTTGTGAGCCCTCCGGAAAGGGCCATCAGTATGTTGATCAACGCAAAGGTTCGAAATTCCATTTCACGGTTCAGCAACGCAAAAACCGGAAAGACGAAAGAGCCAAGAAGATATCCGATGGTAGCGATCTTAATATAACGACCGACCTCAGTAAGACCGTAGAAATTCGCGATAAAACCCGCGGAGAAATACAGGCAGAGGGAAATCGCCACTGATACGAGAATGCTTATCGTGATGCTCGTGCGGACCTTTTTCGGAGTAAGCCCCTTCTGCTGAATCAGATAGGCGCCTCCGCCGAATTCTCTAAAGGCTTCTGCGATCACGAAGACTGAACTGCCGAGAACTGAAACGCCGAAGGCGGCGGGGCCGATCAACCTTGCGACGACAATTGCGACCGCAAGATTGATCGACATAACGAGATATCGCCCGAACGATGCCCAGAGGAACGCACCCCTCACCCCCATCCTGCTCGCTCCATGGAACCGGTCGCGAATGCCCTGATGGTAATGTCTTCCCGCGCAACAGGCTCCGGGTTCAACGGGCAGCCATAAAACGCGGCAGAATCGGCGGCAAATCGACACACCCGATCAGTCCAGCATATATGCACCCTAGGCAAAGTCGCTCCGGTTCCAGGCTAATCGGTCTATTAATCCTATGACGCGGATGTGGGCATCGGCGGAATTATTCCAGTATTATGCAATCTGTGATACTCCGATAGCTTAGCCACGGACACTTAGTTTTACATCGTTAATTTCGAGTGGGCCAGGAGCAGACTCCCCTTGGACTTCGATAATTCCAATTTCGATAATTCGAAACTTCTCCCGTTATCGCAAGGCCAGCTCAGTATCTGGCTGGCCCAAATGCTCGACGAGAACGATCCCGCGTTCAATATCGGCGAGTGCGTCGAAATTTGCGGTGCCGTCGACAAGGAACGTTTCGAATTGGCTCTGCGTGAAGCAGTTATGGAGGCGGACGCGCTTCACCTTCGAGTGGTGGATACGAATGACGGGCCCCGGCAATACCTTGGAAGAGACGACGACTGGGCTATGCCGTTCGTCGACTTTACGCCGCAGGATAATCCCCGTTCGGCGGCCGAAGCATGGATGCGGACGGATATGTCTCGCAGCTTCGACCTTGCTCGCGGCCCCTTGTTTCGATTCTCTCTCCTTCGCATCGGCACTGCCTGCTACTTTTGGTATGCCGTCAACCATCATTTGGTCAACGACGGCGCTGGCTGGACGCTCCTGCTCCGCCGCGTCGCGGAACTGTACGGCCATCTGACCAGCCGTAGCGACTACGAACCTCAGCGCTTCGCCACTCAGGACGACCTGATCGAAGCCGAACGAGCGTATCGCGAATCCCAACATTTCGTGCGCGATCGAAACTATTGGCTGACCGTCCTTAGGAATCGACCGAAGACTGCAAGTCTTTCAACCATCAGCGCCACGCGACAGGGCGTGCGGCAGCTCACCGGGTGGATTCCCGGCGACGTGGAGATTGAGCGCCTCAGCCGTGCTTACGGATCGAGTGCCGCGGCCGTGATGATGGCCGGCATCGCTCTTTATTTTTGTCGCATGACGGGAGCCCGCGACATCGTGCTCGGGATGCAGGTATCGGCGAGACTTGGAAGTCAATCGAGACGCGCCGTCGGCATGGCGGCCAACGTCATCCCCCTTCGCCTCAACGTAAACCTAGACGAGGATTTCGATGCCCTGTTGCAACGTACCGTTCGAGCAATGCGGGGGGCCTTCCGTCATCAGTTATACCGGATCGAAGACCTCAGGCGCGATCTGGGGATCTTGCCGCAGAACGACATTTTTTCTGTCTTCGCGAATTATATGCCGCTTGATGAGGATATCGAATTCGCAGACTACCCCATCCGCCGCGCTCCGCTGGGTAATTGGCGCGTGGAGGATATCCAATTTGTCTATTATGGAGGTTCGGTCCAAACCGGATACCGGATCGACATTGTCGGCAATTCCGCCAAATATACCGTCGAGCAACTCGATCAGCACCTTCACAAACTCTGCGACTTGATAAATCAGTGCACCGCAAGGCCAAGCACGATTTGCGGTCGCGCTAATCTGCTCACATCCACTGAGCGAGAGCGGATACTGATCGGTTTCGCCGGCAATCGCGACGGCCATGCTGGCGATACGCTTGTTCACCGGCTCTTCGAGCGGCAGGTGAAAGCTAGTCCGAATGCGATTGCAGTCTGCTTTGAAGATATCAGTCTGACCTACTCTCAATTGAATGTTCTTTCCAACAAGCTCGCCCACCGTCTGCGTAGTGAAGGAGTCGGGCCAGAGGTCTTGGTTCCCGTCTACCTCTGCCAGTCCATCGACATGCTGGTGGCTGTCATCGCTGTCTTGAAGGCGGGGGGAGCCTATGTCCCGATCGATCCGGATCTGGCATCGGACCAAATGGCATCCTTGCTCCGGGCAATCGATCCGTCGGTCGTGCTGACCGCAGGTCACCTGCGGGCGCACCTGCAGGACACTCGCTATAAAGTCATCTCTATCGATGAAGCAGACCTTGCGCAATTCGCCGGGCCCGACCTTGAGGACGAGGCGATGAGATTGGCGCCCGGCAA harbors:
- a CDS encoding glycosyltransferase family 2 protein, translated to MKPIDFTVVIPTFRRPLELREAISSVLDQRDVEIEIFVVDDSPEGSAESVVASLNDQRIVYMANPKPTGGFPSAVRNLGWPSGRGDFVHFLDDDDIIPQGHYAAVKHLFAKHTDVGVVFCRIDPFGNCSPTQLHQEKLYFEKAARLANFCQRLRSRRAFVACLMFHWALLVCSAGVLRRRCVDQLGGFDPQLRLREDVDFYARAMRQFDVCFLDRVGLRYRIGSPSLMHAPNLTQCDVDDLRAAQHRTNTRYKSTWGVFEFYALKIFARTVFKFV
- a CDS encoding GNAT family N-acetyltransferase, with product MSLIVNRLSQSTAFGQLQHEWENLDSSLSPRTPFTSPVWNELWWKHFSRSGLLRRDEFLLHEIRRPDGELVAIAPMMRTYEPGFGPVRLCKVQFFGTDPSLTEVRGLVCRAEHQSDALYALAKHFSENENNWDVFKWSGLRSDALSQLPHDKLRTERILPDYVVNLPDRWEALHATLSNNTRKSIRKGYEFLDRDGHRLALRVADSANIDAETLHRFFRLHQARSSAADMKQHRDNFHTAQSRGFLDDVIGKLASRGLVRVFELEVNGEVVASRIAFALGRDIYLYFSGFEPSWKKYGVMTTLVVEIIKWAIEQGFSALNLSTGKDQSKLRWMPTEIVLHDIVQSRESMRSQLVARSELWRRRGLKAVP
- a CDS encoding oligosaccharide flippase family protein; the protein is MSINLAVAIVVARLIGPAAFGVSVLGSSVFVIAEAFREFGGGAYLIQQKGLTPKKVRTSITISILVSVAISLCLYFSAGFIANFYGLTEVGRYIKIATIGYLLGSFVFPVFALLNREMEFRTFALINILMALSGGLTSIWLAKLGFGFLSLAWAATASAASGSILCLLLYADRSIYRPSLSEWRSVMGFGAFDSAAALVSAIGEYAPYLIIGRTLDSASVGLAQRAVLISVFPERVILAGVGAVMLPIFSQSVRDKSDTKAIYLSALELITAVHWPCLVLLAALSTPLISLLLGPQWLDVAPLVRILCLAAAFSFPWALQYPVLVAVGAVRKLPFLVAVQAVLNTAAVALVAGHGLLAISWCLVGIVPLNALIAVAVVRRYLDFGWGDFFGALRKSILLSILSSLGPTYLIFTHGGPDSLSIEAGALGVSLSLAGWGIGLVITHHPLLQQLVRACVILRRKVAVQMS